ACAGTTGCGGCACTAAATTGACACTCCAGCTTTGCAACGAGCTTCATCGATGAAAGGATGTTTCCGCACATTAGCTTTGCAGCGCCGCGTGGCTCGCGTTCCAGTTTGTTGAGTTTGATATACCAATGAACCTTCTCCGCATCCAGATACACCTCGATCATTTTGTTCAGAAGCAGATCGAGTGCTCTGCACACGCTTGATTCGGCGGACACGGCTGAGACCGCCTTGCGCGGCAGGGTTACGAGTTCGTTCTTACGTTGTGTCCTCATTTAGCCCTCCGCTGTGCTGAGGAGCGTTAGAAGTTGGCATCAAGGGTGATGCCAGACGGCTATGCCCCTATTTCCTATAGGTTTCTTCAATGTGGCCAAGCGCCCGCGCAAGATTCGCCCGCGCTTGATTTTCTTTGTACAGCGCAGCAATTTGTCCGTCGTAGGCTCGGGCGAGGATGTCCTGCGCTGTAACGACTTCGACGTTGTCTCCCACGCCGGACTGGAAACGATCCTGGGCCTGCGTGACTTCCTGCTGCGCGAGGTTCAGACCCGCATCAGCTACCAAGACTTCTTCCAATGCGGCCTTAAGCCTTGCTGATGCAGTCTTCACCTCAAGCGCGATCTGATTCTGCAGTTCGGACTTCTCTCTTTCCAGTCGATTGATTCGAAGGGTGGAAGAAGCGATCTCCGAGCGTATCCGTCCGCCTGTAAACACAGGGATCGAGAGAGAGGCTTGGTACTGATAAACCGGGATTGCGTTACCCGGCTGTTTTCCTTCTTCAGACCATGAACCATTGATCCACAGAGTGGGAAGTCTCTCACCGCGTGCCCCCGATCCTTCGAGGTGGGCAGCCCGCAACCGGTCGTTTACGGCAATCATTTCTGGACGTTGTGCATAGGCCGCCTCTAAAGATGCCTCCTCAGGTGCGAACACCTTTTTGTTTGCAAAAGCATCTTGATCGATGAGGACCACATTCGTCGAAGGCGGCAGACTGAGCAAACGTACCAACCCGAACAACGCCGTCTCTGAGTCCTCTCGGGCTACGATTAACGCCTGCTGCTGTACCTTGAGCCGCTGCTCGGCTCGTAGCGTATCGAGACCTGTGCCCGCTCCTGCAGACTCCTGATGAGAGGCTTGCTGAAAGAGCCGGTCCGCCAAAGCCGCTTGTGACTCTGCCGCGTTCACTGTAGCTGCCAAGCGGACGCAAAGCAGGTATTGGGTCACCGTGAGGGTCACGATCTGTTCGCGCACACTATTGGCGTCGGCAACGGCTGCAGAACGATTGGCTCCCTGAGCACGGTAATGCTGCCAATTAGCTGCATTGAACAAGGGAACACTAAAGCTCGTGCCGACATTCACGGCCTGGAACGGGCCTTCATGCTGAGGAAAGCCAGATCTCGTGCCGATGAGTGTTTCTACATTGATGCGTTGTAATCTTTCATTCATGCCCACGCTAACCTGCGGAAGCAAAGCTGAAAGGGCACGACGCTGATCTTCCCTGGCGAGAGCGGCGTCAATGAGACCTATCTGAACGTTGGGATTCTGCGTCGTGACGAGATGAACCGCTTCCACGAGGGTGATGTTCCGCTCCTCCATCGCTTGCCCGTGTAGAGGATGATGCATGCCCACAAATAGAGAGACAATAGCGAATGCGAGCAAGGAAGTTTTCTTAACTACGAACGTGGATGTCATGATTGTGTCCTAAGAGCTTGTCGACGATTGCGCGAACCTGATCCAGGCTCACTTGCGTCAGGTTTAGATCGGAGCGGCCGAGAAACTGCTCACTCAATTCCATAGGCGGCCGAGGGTTTTCTGCAATCTCACCGGTGAAGCCGATGAGCGTTGGCCCCTCATCACAGTGATGGATACATCCACAAGGACGAACATCAATGTGCGCGGCAGCCCGGCCTCTGCGTGCCAACTCCGTCCGAAGAGCAGGAATGATCTCTGCGCTTCCTGAGCTGGCACAACACTGCCGGCCTCGCGTACGTGTGGTCACGCAGACAAATACTCGCAGGCAAGGCTGGTCATTATTCGACATGTAGTTCCACCGGACCAGTGCTCTTCTTGCTGCGTATCAACAGTGGAATGGGTGCGGCCAAGAACGATGCAACCGCAAGAACCCAGAAGATGTCGATGTAGGAAAGCATCATCGCCTGCTGCTCCACGACACGAGCAACCAGCGCAATTGCGCCCACCTTCGCATCGACATATGACCAACCGTGCTGAACCAGTAACTGCGTGTTGGAACTCATGACGGCGCGATTGGCCAGGTCCGCCGGAGTCAGATGGCTCACCATCATGCTTTGGTGCGTTTGGACGCGTCGGGCTAACATTGCCGCAGCCATGGAAACACCAAAGCTGGCTCCCATGTTTCTACCGAGGTTGAGTAGACCGCTCCCGCTTGTTATCTTCGTCTTGACCAGAAATCCGTAGGCCATTACGTTGATCGGAATCATCAGGAAAACGACGCTCACGATCTCGAAGATGCGTGTTCCCAGTACCCTGCCAAAGGGAACATGAAGATTTGAGTGGACCAAAATCAAACAGACTACGCCGTGCATCAGAAAACCCAGCACGATCATGTAGCGAGGCGTCATCCGCTTGATGAGAAGTGGCATCGCCGGCATGAATACAAAAAACACGAGTGCACCTGGCGATAGGGCGAGACCCGCCGATGTCGCTGTCCACCCCAGCATCTGCTGGCAGAACAGCGGCTGCAGATAGGTCACGGCGTAGAAGACGAAGCCAAAGACTAGCATTGCGAATACCGAAAGCGAGAAGTTTTTGTTCGCGAGAAGGCGCAGGTCCACTACAGGATGGGAATGGGTTAATTCCCATCCCACAAACGCGATAAGCGACACCACCGAGAGGATCGAAAACGTGGTGATGGTGATCGATCCGAACCAATCAAGTACCTGACCGCGATCAATCACGAATTGCAGAGACCCCAGCCCCACGGCAAGAAACGTCAACCCCTGGTAATCGAACTTCCTGCTACGTGGTGCAAATCGCTCGATATGTGGGGGATCCTGAATGAGACGTGAGTTTGCGACGAAGGCGAAGATGCCGATCGGAATGTTGATGAAGAAGATCCAACGCCAACTGTAGTTGTCGGTGAGCCAACCGCCCGCGATAGGCCCAATGGCCGGCGCAACCGTCGCCACAACGGCGAACAGCGATTGCGCCGTACTCTTCTTTTCCGGTGGGAAAGCGTCCATGAGAATCGCCTGGGAGAGAGGTTGAAGCCCTCCTCCACCGAGCCCCTGAAGCACTCTAAAGAACACCAAAAAGCCAAGCGATGGCGCCAGACCGCAAAGAGCCGAGGCAATCGTGAAGATTACGACGCTCCAGAGGTAATAGTTCTTACGGCCGAGCAGGCCAGTAAGGTAACCGCTGAGCGGTAGCACGATTACGTTCGCCACAAGGTAGGACGTGAGCACATACGTTGCCTCGTCAACGCTTGAGGATAGATCGCCGGCAATATGTTCCACTGCCACATTCACGATCGTGGTGTCCAGAAACTCCATGAAGGCGGCGAGCGGCACCGTGGCGGCGAGGAGCCACGGGCTAACGTGTCGCTCTGACGGTCCTGGAAGTGCTATCGCTGTGGTTGCCATATCGGTTCCGATCTCGAATGCCGCTTCAGCGGGTGTGAATGGTTACGTCAACATTCGCTCCAACGCTCAGAGCGTTAGAACTTACAGCCTCTGGATCGAGCGCGATCTTAACCGGAATACGTTGCACAATTTTCACGAAGTTGCCTGTGGCGTTTTCGGGGGGAAGCAGAGAAAGGCGAGAACCCGTCGCATTGGAGACGGAAGCAACATGCCCAGAGAAGGTCCGTCCCAGTTGATCCACCTTCACCTCGACACGCTCACCACCGTGGACATTGCGGAGCTGAGTCTCTTTGAAGTTCGCCGTGACCCAAACATCGCGGGTAGGAACCAAGGTGAGGAGGGTTTGACCGGGGGCAACATAGGCACCGGCTTCGACCGTTCGCCTCGTAACCTTGCCTTCCTGCGGAGCTATGATCTCCGTGTAAGAGACTTGAAGCTTCGCCGCATCGAGGTTCGCATGAGCCGCCAAGACCGCCGCTTGCATCGCATCGGCGTCTTGGCTACGCATACCGACCTGTCCGCGATTGGTATGCGCTGCGGACAACTGGGCCTGCGCTTGCTGTACACGCGCAGCTGCAGCTTGCACTATAGCGTCGCTGATCTGAGCTGTTCCCCCTTGAGAGGCCAAACTCTGCTGCGCGGCTTCGAGCTGGCTCTTAGCCATGAGCTCGTCCGCTACAAACCGGTCGTACTGTAGGTGGGAGATTTCATGCTTGTCTGCGAGATCCTTCATTCGTGCAAGGTCT
This genomic stretch from Terriglobus saanensis SP1PR4 harbors:
- a CDS encoding TolC family protein, with the translated sequence MTSTFVVKKTSLLAFAIVSLFVGMHHPLHGQAMEERNITLVEAVHLVTTQNPNVQIGLIDAALAREDQRRALSALLPQVSVGMNERLQRINVETLIGTRSGFPQHEGPFQAVNVGTSFSVPLFNAANWQHYRAQGANRSAAVADANSVREQIVTLTVTQYLLCVRLAATVNAAESQAALADRLFQQASHQESAGAGTGLDTLRAEQRLKVQQQALIVAREDSETALFGLVRLLSLPPSTNVVLIDQDAFANKKVFAPEEASLEAAYAQRPEMIAVNDRLRAAHLEGSGARGERLPTLWINGSWSEEGKQPGNAIPVYQYQASLSIPVFTGGRIRSEIASSTLRINRLEREKSELQNQIALEVKTASARLKAALEEVLVADAGLNLAQQEVTQAQDRFQSGVGDNVEVVTAQDILARAYDGQIAALYKENQARANLARALGHIEETYRK
- a CDS encoding DHA2 family efflux MFS transporter permease subunit gives rise to the protein MATTAIALPGPSERHVSPWLLAATVPLAAFMEFLDTTIVNVAVEHIAGDLSSSVDEATYVLTSYLVANVIVLPLSGYLTGLLGRKNYYLWSVVIFTIASALCGLAPSLGFLVFFRVLQGLGGGGLQPLSQAILMDAFPPEKKSTAQSLFAVVATVAPAIGPIAGGWLTDNYSWRWIFFINIPIGIFAFVANSRLIQDPPHIERFAPRSRKFDYQGLTFLAVGLGSLQFVIDRGQVLDWFGSITITTFSILSVVSLIAFVGWELTHSHPVVDLRLLANKNFSLSVFAMLVFGFVFYAVTYLQPLFCQQMLGWTATSAGLALSPGALVFFVFMPAMPLLIKRMTPRYMIVLGFLMHGVVCLILVHSNLHVPFGRVLGTRIFEIVSVVFLMIPINVMAYGFLVKTKITSGSGLLNLGRNMGASFGVSMAAAMLARRVQTHQSMMVSHLTPADLANRAVMSSNTQLLVQHGWSYVDAKVGAIALVARVVEQQAMMLSYIDIFWVLAVASFLAAPIPLLIRSKKSTGPVELHVE
- a CDS encoding HlyD family secretion protein, whose protein sequence is MPVLLLGVLGLYLIFTHGQVSTDDAQVDGRLVPVSPKISGYISELLVDDNQIVHKGAVIARIDPRDAQVRVDQALAALKVAQAQAASSLSDVPLTAGVTGSAVAGAEANLADARAEYARARATSEKAHHADTSLISANVADRQANYERTRADLARMKDLADKHEISHLQYDRFVADELMAKSQLEAAQQSLASQGGTAQISDAIVQAAAARVQQAQAQLSAAHTNRGQVGMRSQDADAMQAAVLAAHANLDAAKLQVSYTEIIAPQEGKVTRRTVEAGAYVAPGQTLLTLVPTRDVWVTANFKETQLRNVHGGERVEVKVDQLGRTFSGHVASVSNATGSRLSLLPPENATGNFVKIVQRIPVKIALDPEAVSSNALSVGANVDVTIHTR